In Melitaea cinxia chromosome 29, ilMelCinx1.1, whole genome shotgun sequence, the genomic stretch CGAAGTGTTTACCCCAAAAGTAGCTGCGAAATTATCTTggataaatattgatatatcaACTCCGAACGGTCTTCCGAAAACAATATGCTATTCATGCTTCGATTTATTAAATAGAACCTGGTCTTTCCTTAACAACGTAAGAACAGCACAGGAGAAATTAAAAGCTATATTCGTAAAGAAAActgaacaaaataataaacaaattattgtcGAAACGAATGAAAAACAAGAGAATGTTCCTGGTAAGCCCGTGGATAAGAACTGGGAAGACTTCCAGCGGCCTAAAATAGAGATTAAAATTGAAGAGTCGAACGATAAAGTACCTATTGTGAAGAATTCTGTTCTAATACCAGATGGTAGTGATTGCGACCTAATTAAAGCTGAAAATGACACTGATAACGAGGACCTCCATATTGAGTCCTCTCATAATGGCTTCTTGAGTTCATCAGACAGTGATTcacctttaaaaaatatagcaaaaaagaaaaaatttgctCGGAAACGAAAGAAAGTATCAAAAAGCGATGATAACTCAGACTTACCAATCGACATTCCGTCTTTTAACATAACGTGGGACAATCAGTCCTGCAGATGTGCTAAGTGTGATGCTCTCTGCCAGAGTATTATGTCGTTACAGCTCCATTCGTTACAAATTCATAATCAGTGTtgcttatttaaatgtatagacTGTGAAAAGATAGTTAGTACGTACAGATCAATAGTTCGACACATACGGACACACAATAATGCGCTGAGACACTGCTGCGAATACTGCAATAAGGTATTCTTACGAACGTCAGAACTTAATATACACAAAGTAAAAGATCATAAAGATATTTACAAAACGAAGTGTACATACTGTGGCACTTCCTTTGAAACTGAAGATGAACTGAAAGAGCATAAATCAATATTCTTCAACAGCTCAAAAAGAATATCAAAGAACGTCAAAGTTGTAAATGACGAGAAACAATCGAATTGCAAATGCGATCTTTGCGACAAAGTATTTAAGAACAGACAGAATCTCTACCAACACAGGGTGCTCCACACGGAACGAAGTAGAAACTTTGCGTGCCACGTCTGCGGTAAAATGTACTACACGAAAGGAAGCCTCAGTGCCCATATGAGAACACACGAGGAAGCTAAAC encodes the following:
- the LOC123667958 gene encoding zinc finger protein 724-like, producing MSENEDTYCRLCAEPTPVTQLISPDEIEVFTPKVAAKLSWINIDISTPNGLPKTICYSCFDLLNRTWSFLNNVRTAQEKLKAIFVKKTEQNNKQIIVETNEKQENVPGKPVDKNWEDFQRPKIEIKIEESNDKVPIVKNSVLIPDGSDCDLIKAENDTDNEDLHIESSHNGFLSSSDSDSPLKNIAKKKKFARKRKKVSKSDDNSDLPIDIPSFNITWDNQSCRCAKCDALCQSIMSLQLHSLQIHNQCCLFKCIDCEKIVSTYRSIVRHIRTHNNALRHCCEYCNKVFLRTSELNIHKVKDHKDIYKTKCTYCGTSFETEDELKEHKSIFFNSSKRISKNVKVVNDEKQSNCKCDLCDKVFKNRQNLYQHRVLHTERSRNFACHVCGKMYYTKGSLSAHMRTHEEAKPYKCDHCPRAFHAKGNLISHLSLHSGLKPFICEQCGKSFRVKRHLISHSIVHTDLRPYVCEYCNKTFRFKTRLNLHVRQHTGVRPYKCVYCQRDFTNGSNHKKHMYRRHGIDTSSRNKYNVVYKEDE